One segment of Anatilimnocola aggregata DNA contains the following:
- a CDS encoding outer membrane protein assembly factor BamB family protein: protein MSLLSSFARVLGALLLVATFTSSARSEPNWPRWRGPNENGHTSDKDVPLKWSEGDLAWKTALPGKGQSSPVVWGDKIFLTAALENGKERVVFCVSRTDGKILWQQSAWTGEPEPIHAMNSWASSTCVTDGEVVIAFFGRGGMHAYTVDGKLLWTKDLGRFEGPWGTSACPILVDNMVIQNCDADVNAYLISLDKNTGDEIWKTKRREHRGWSTPIIINSGSRREMVLNGHEGVQGYDPATGKELWFCKGFAGRGEPTVTPAGGWLCVVNGQPGDFYCVKPGGDGDVTDSHMAWHTPRKSGRDCPSPIVIGKYVIVCSLDGIASCYDAVDGHVYWKERIAGKFSASPIAANGLAYFLNEAGKTYAIEPGEALKIVAESEIPAGKDEIFRSSLAPVQGQLFIRSTTTLYCVGKK, encoded by the coding sequence ATGAGCCTCCTTTCTTCTTTCGCTCGCGTACTTGGGGCACTTCTCCTCGTTGCCACGTTTACAAGTTCAGCCCGCAGCGAACCCAATTGGCCTCGTTGGCGTGGTCCGAATGAAAACGGCCACACCAGCGATAAGGACGTGCCGCTGAAGTGGTCGGAAGGAGATCTTGCTTGGAAGACCGCATTGCCGGGAAAAGGTCAATCGTCTCCCGTGGTCTGGGGCGACAAGATCTTTCTGACCGCTGCCCTGGAGAATGGCAAAGAACGAGTTGTGTTTTGTGTCTCGCGCACTGACGGTAAAATCCTCTGGCAACAGTCGGCCTGGACGGGTGAGCCAGAGCCGATTCACGCAATGAACAGTTGGGCATCGTCGACTTGCGTGACCGATGGCGAAGTGGTGATTGCCTTCTTTGGCCGCGGTGGAATGCATGCCTACACTGTCGACGGTAAGCTGCTGTGGACAAAAGACCTCGGCCGGTTCGAAGGGCCCTGGGGAACTTCGGCCTGTCCGATTCTCGTCGACAATATGGTGATTCAGAATTGCGATGCCGACGTGAACGCTTATCTCATTTCACTCGACAAGAACACTGGCGACGAAATTTGGAAAACCAAGCGCCGCGAACATCGTGGTTGGAGTACGCCGATCATCATCAACAGTGGTAGTCGCCGCGAGATGGTCTTGAACGGTCACGAAGGTGTGCAAGGTTATGATCCTGCCACGGGGAAGGAACTGTGGTTTTGCAAAGGCTTCGCTGGTCGTGGGGAACCAACGGTTACGCCTGCTGGTGGTTGGTTGTGCGTGGTGAATGGGCAGCCCGGCGATTTTTATTGCGTGAAGCCGGGCGGCGACGGGGACGTCACCGATTCGCACATGGCCTGGCATACACCGCGCAAGAGCGGCCGCGACTGCCCCAGCCCGATTGTCATCGGCAAATACGTGATCGTTTGCAGCCTCGATGGCATCGCCAGTTGCTACGACGCCGTCGATGGCCACGTCTATTGGAAAGAGCGAATCGCAGGGAAATTCAGCGCGTCGCCAATTGCCGCCAATGGTCTCGCCTATTTCCTGAACGAAGCAGGCAAGACGTACGCCATTGAGCCGGGTGAAGCGTTGAAGATTGTCGCCGAGAGTGAAATTCCCGCCGGCAAGGACGAAATCTTTCGCTCGTCACTCGCCCCCGTGCAAGGCCAACTCTTCATCCGCAGCACGACCACGCTCTATTGCGTGGGAAAGAAATAG
- a CDS encoding thioredoxin domain-containing protein, whose amino-acid sequence MKRMLMAVVLLAVIGSLVEAAKPSSPIDQILANPAAREQAIANLRAEGPAGLAKLDELRKSITDEIVTHSAANPQQPDARLTARLAAVETLMDEVAAQRYACKSRLFWYTDLEQAQAAATKQNKPILSLRMLGKLNEDFSCANSRFFRTTLYANRDVSELLRENFVLHWKSVRPVPRVTIDFGDGRKLERTLTGNSIHYVLTSDGQIVDALPGLYGPAAFMSQLKTSLQLIEQLAGTDEATRSERLVAFHQLQLSALDQRWASDYQTATQLLNSGSSAVHLAAPSPLRAAQPLKATAAPPNAAAAAQVTRPKKMVEMPLVRAAIPGAEIPANVTDDKLWQIIASLHAAESKLDEASMELIRSQNPIAAHAVRLATTKARIEDPLVKLVRTLENSIAVDTVCNEYQFHRQIHEWLANSGRSDVEQFNERVYAQLFLTPSSDPWLGLAPIDTYTALPNAGVAANR is encoded by the coding sequence ATGAAACGAATGTTGATGGCCGTAGTGCTGTTGGCTGTGATTGGCAGCTTGGTTGAGGCTGCGAAACCGTCCAGCCCCATCGATCAGATTCTTGCCAACCCTGCGGCTCGCGAGCAAGCCATTGCCAATCTGCGGGCAGAAGGGCCGGCCGGCCTTGCCAAGTTGGATGAGCTGCGCAAGTCCATTACTGACGAGATTGTAACGCACTCCGCTGCTAATCCGCAGCAGCCCGATGCCAGGCTGACCGCTCGCCTGGCAGCCGTCGAAACACTCATGGACGAAGTGGCAGCCCAGCGCTATGCCTGCAAAAGTCGCCTCTTCTGGTACACCGACTTGGAACAGGCTCAAGCGGCTGCCACGAAACAGAACAAGCCAATTCTTAGTTTGCGAATGCTCGGCAAACTGAACGAAGATTTCAGTTGTGCGAACAGCCGCTTCTTTCGGACGACTCTTTATGCAAACCGAGATGTTTCGGAACTGCTGCGCGAAAACTTCGTCCTGCATTGGAAGTCGGTTCGTCCCGTGCCGCGCGTGACGATCGATTTTGGTGATGGCCGCAAACTAGAACGAACGCTCACCGGCAATAGCATTCATTACGTGCTGACGAGCGATGGCCAAATTGTCGATGCTTTGCCGGGTTTGTACGGTCCAGCTGCATTCATGTCGCAGTTGAAGACATCGCTGCAACTGATCGAACAGCTGGCCGGAACCGACGAAGCCACTCGGAGCGAGCGCTTGGTGGCGTTTCATCAATTGCAACTCTCTGCGCTGGATCAACGCTGGGCCAGCGACTATCAAACGGCTACCCAGTTGCTGAATAGTGGCAGTTCGGCTGTTCACTTGGCCGCGCCATCGCCACTTCGGGCTGCCCAACCACTCAAGGCTACCGCCGCACCGCCGAATGCAGCCGCTGCTGCGCAGGTGACTCGTCCAAAGAAGATGGTCGAAATGCCGCTCGTGCGTGCGGCTATTCCAGGAGCCGAGATTCCCGCGAATGTTACCGACGATAAGCTGTGGCAGATTATCGCGTCGTTGCACGCAGCTGAATCCAAGCTCGATGAGGCGAGCATGGAGCTCATTCGAAGCCAGAATCCAATCGCCGCCCACGCAGTGCGGCTGGCGACCACGAAGGCCCGGATCGAAGATCCACTGGTGAAGCTGGTGCGAACTCTGGAAAACTCGATCGCGGTCGATACGGTTTGCAACGAGTATCAGTTCCATCGCCAGATTCACGAGTGGCTGGCCAATTCAGGTCGATCCGACGTGGAGCAGTTCAACGAACGGGTTTATGCCCAGCTGTTTTTGACTCCCAGCTCCGATCCTTGGCTAGGGTTGGCGCCGATCGATACCTACACGGCTCTGCCCAATGCAGGCGTGGCTGCGAATCGCTAG
- a CDS encoding sensor histidine kinase, producing the protein MHFNTWFWRLFALQALVCAGFAIVTLIMVSSLEQTANPGSWSLIGGLAIAALIAVAASALATWFSWKQVQRPIIELAQLARQLSGGDEQNLPPAQPGDELVEISGALQRIRGRLDLGKGQAQQNTERLQAVLASMIEGVLAVGPDKSILLANQAGRRLLDFTTQQPHGRPLLEVTRARAVHEAVEQVLETLAPVEREFDSPGLQRRVLLLRATCLPGEPCPGVMVVVHDVSEIRRLENLRREFVANVSHELKTPLAAIKAYAETLRMGAVNDPEHNLNFVLRIEEQAERLHELILDMLQIARIESGQQTFNIVDVSLAELIDECLAQFADVAGAKQIDLVGELPNETITARGDEEGLRTILSNLVDNAIKYTTAGGEVQVRCEANGETVTLEVQDSGIGIAERELSRIFERFYRVDRARSREMGGTGLGLSIVKNLTQAFGGTVGVTSVPGQGSTFRVTLRR; encoded by the coding sequence ATGCACTTTAATACCTGGTTCTGGCGACTCTTTGCGCTCCAGGCTTTAGTCTGCGCCGGATTTGCCATCGTCACGCTGATAATGGTCAGTTCGCTAGAACAAACAGCCAACCCTGGGTCGTGGTCGCTCATCGGCGGGCTGGCGATTGCCGCTCTCATCGCCGTGGCAGCCAGCGCCCTGGCAACCTGGTTTAGTTGGAAGCAAGTGCAGCGGCCGATTATCGAACTAGCGCAGCTTGCGCGGCAACTCTCGGGGGGCGACGAGCAAAACCTTCCCCCGGCTCAGCCCGGCGACGAACTGGTCGAAATCTCCGGCGCTTTGCAGCGAATTCGGGGCCGCCTCGATTTGGGTAAAGGCCAGGCCCAACAAAACACCGAGCGCCTCCAGGCAGTGCTCGCCAGCATGATCGAGGGAGTTCTGGCAGTTGGGCCGGATAAGTCCATCCTGCTCGCAAATCAGGCCGGTCGTCGCTTGCTCGACTTTACTACACAGCAACCGCATGGTCGCCCGCTGCTCGAAGTTACCCGCGCTCGGGCCGTGCACGAGGCCGTGGAGCAAGTGCTTGAAACGCTTGCCCCCGTCGAGCGAGAGTTCGATTCCCCGGGCCTGCAGCGGCGCGTGCTGTTGCTGCGTGCCACGTGTTTGCCCGGCGAACCTTGCCCCGGCGTGATGGTCGTGGTGCACGATGTTTCCGAAATTCGTCGCTTGGAGAATCTGCGGCGCGAATTCGTTGCCAATGTCTCGCACGAATTAAAAACTCCTCTCGCCGCGATCAAGGCTTATGCCGAAACGCTGCGAATGGGCGCCGTGAACGACCCCGAGCACAATCTCAATTTTGTGCTGCGAATTGAAGAGCAGGCAGAACGATTGCACGAGTTGATTCTCGACATGCTGCAGATCGCCCGCATTGAGTCGGGACAGCAGACGTTCAACATTGTCGATGTCTCGCTGGCGGAATTGATCGACGAATGCCTTGCACAATTCGCAGATGTCGCCGGAGCCAAGCAGATCGACCTGGTTGGCGAGTTGCCCAACGAGACCATCACCGCCCGCGGCGACGAAGAGGGGCTGCGCACGATCCTGAGCAACCTGGTCGATAACGCGATTAAGTACACGACCGCTGGCGGCGAGGTGCAGGTCCGCTGCGAAGCCAATGGCGAAACGGTAACGCTCGAAGTGCAGGACAGTGGCATCGGCATCGCCGAGCGCGAGTTGAGCCGGATCTTCGAACGGTTCTATCGCGTCGATCGCGCTCGCTCGCGCGAAATGGGTGGCACGGGTCTCGGACTCTCAATCGTTAAGAATCTGACCCAGGCCTTCGGCGGCACCGTCGGTGTCACGAGCGTGCCTGGCCAAGGCTCTACGTTTCGCGTAACGCTCCGGCGCTAG
- a CDS encoding sensor histidine kinase yields the protein MRRPWHYWATFLLGLSIVLPAMLWLTIKAMELDRANAVAIRQAELEQDIGRALWRMDALLTPLLAQEAARPDFVYRTQYATLADAESASKAPGKPPTPVQTLSPLVAEPPPFVLLHFEVLPDGSVVSPQAPTAKDANWALDNGARQETLDAAGERLLELQQVLADMPLADQLPQETLPLAGIVLDINSGTNSLAQNNANPPIFNKAYTQPRANFYGNNYQSPQFADNQTPNAPAPQPVAPNPEPPPAQQGQLSPQRGTQFPQQQAARQQSDFSNEPLLPPTQEETQQLAQVDGLNQGNFQATRSSRSQQQSRAGNDLENRDAALQAFAQKAISEQRLNQRVVMETAPAVEGVSQPLWLGGRLLLARRVQIGNQVRVQGCWLDWPALQRRLKEEVADLLPNVDLTPVTSTEPIKLSRLLASLPVQLSVPMPAAEPAPFSPIRVSLLVAWSCLILVSIAAAITLQSVVTLSERRASFVSAVTHELRTPLTTFRMYAEMLAGGMVPEAEQRQRYLETLRVEADRLAHLVDNVLQYARLERTNPSRRRQQVAVHELFERMQERLADRASQAEMQLVVQTESCPDQTLVTDPQAVEQILFNLVDNACKYAAHADKKEINLSVTCLAEKLLICVRDFGPGISSAGRKKLFRPFSKSVHDAAHSAPGVGLGLALCERLARDLGGRLQFQPAEPGCNFCLSLPLK from the coding sequence ATGCGACGACCTTGGCATTACTGGGCGACGTTCCTGCTGGGACTTTCGATAGTCCTGCCGGCGATGCTCTGGCTCACCATCAAGGCGATGGAACTTGACCGGGCCAATGCGGTCGCGATCCGGCAAGCGGAACTAGAACAAGACATTGGCCGCGCGCTGTGGCGGATGGATGCGCTGCTGACACCATTACTCGCGCAAGAGGCAGCCCGGCCCGATTTCGTCTATCGCACCCAATATGCGACCCTCGCCGATGCGGAGTCTGCATCGAAGGCACCCGGCAAGCCGCCAACTCCGGTGCAAACTCTTTCGCCTCTCGTGGCTGAGCCTCCGCCATTTGTTCTACTTCATTTTGAAGTGTTGCCAGATGGCAGCGTCGTCTCGCCGCAAGCGCCAACAGCTAAGGATGCCAATTGGGCCCTCGATAATGGCGCGCGTCAGGAAACACTGGATGCTGCCGGTGAGCGGTTGCTCGAGTTGCAACAAGTATTAGCTGATATGCCGCTCGCCGATCAGTTGCCACAGGAGACGCTGCCGCTGGCGGGAATCGTGCTCGATATCAACAGCGGTACCAACTCGCTGGCGCAGAATAATGCGAATCCGCCGATCTTCAACAAGGCGTATACGCAGCCGCGCGCGAACTTTTACGGCAACAACTATCAGTCGCCGCAGTTTGCCGATAATCAGACTCCCAATGCCCCTGCTCCCCAACCCGTGGCACCCAACCCAGAGCCGCCTCCAGCGCAGCAAGGGCAACTTTCGCCCCAGCGCGGCACGCAATTTCCTCAGCAGCAGGCTGCTCGTCAGCAAAGTGACTTTAGCAACGAACCGCTGCTGCCTCCCACACAGGAAGAGACGCAGCAACTGGCGCAAGTCGACGGGCTGAACCAAGGCAATTTCCAGGCAACTCGCTCTTCGCGTTCGCAGCAGCAATCGCGAGCGGGGAACGACCTGGAGAATCGCGATGCCGCCCTGCAAGCATTTGCTCAGAAGGCCATCAGCGAACAACGACTGAATCAACGCGTGGTGATGGAGACTGCACCCGCAGTGGAAGGTGTTAGTCAACCATTGTGGCTCGGTGGGCGATTGCTGCTCGCGCGGCGGGTGCAAATCGGCAATCAAGTGCGCGTGCAAGGGTGCTGGCTCGATTGGCCAGCCTTGCAACGCCGCTTGAAGGAAGAAGTCGCCGACCTGTTGCCGAACGTCGACCTGACTCCGGTCACCAGCACCGAGCCGATCAAACTTAGTCGATTGTTGGCTAGTCTGCCGGTTCAACTTTCCGTGCCCATGCCCGCTGCTGAGCCCGCACCGTTTTCACCCATTCGTGTTTCGTTGTTGGTTGCCTGGAGTTGCTTGATTCTGGTATCGATCGCGGCTGCCATCACGCTGCAAAGCGTCGTTACGTTGAGCGAGCGCCGAGCCTCGTTCGTTTCGGCCGTTACTCACGAACTGCGCACGCCGTTGACGACGTTTCGCATGTATGCCGAAATGCTCGCGGGAGGCATGGTGCCCGAAGCTGAACAGCGGCAACGCTATCTCGAAACGTTGCGGGTCGAAGCAGATCGTCTCGCACACCTGGTCGACAACGTGCTGCAGTATGCCCGCCTGGAACGAACGAATCCCAGTCGCCGCCGTCAGCAGGTGGCCGTGCACGAACTGTTCGAACGAATGCAGGAGCGGCTAGCCGATCGCGCGAGTCAGGCAGAGATGCAGCTTGTCGTGCAAACCGAGTCGTGTCCCGATCAGACTTTGGTGACCGATCCCCAAGCTGTGGAGCAGATTCTGTTTAATCTGGTCGATAACGCCTGCAAGTATGCCGCACATGCCGACAAGAAAGAGATCAATCTCAGCGTCACTTGCCTGGCCGAGAAGTTGCTCATCTGCGTGCGCGATTTCGGCCCGGGAATTTCTTCCGCAGGTCGGAAGAAACTCTTTCGGCCGTTTTCGAAGTCCGTGCACGATGCAGCGCATTCCGCGCCGGGTGTTGGCCTTGGTCTCGCATTGTGCGAACGGCTGGCCCGCGACCTGGGCGGGCGTTTGCAATTCCAGCCCGCCGAACCGGGCTGCAACTTCTGCCTGTCATTGCCGTTGAAGTAA
- a CDS encoding glycosyltransferase family 87 protein encodes MSEILFQYQKVEPTTWAYLSSLLIIGLYFKFNRFWSVRNLDLCLIILLAPGLLMVYYGEQLSRLPRTASVASETALPVSPTLAPSTKTDDPPKVDAPASSGEKSDNQPESKQPDEGKESPLQEAGPAVVPTSRTTKPTLKTAWVHPDNYFVSEPGEFLPLPPDFQVPLEVEARELEAVHTYHMIQATAGSEDAPPAIEPPSDPSETAPPEARSPLESGAADPRFESQTDRMLANMPQLSPEKARSVMHFGYLWLLGVSLLLLVRLLCDPTMVRRPLLEPNLSNGGLLFIGCALLFFLLANVLTSEVSSDDLNGSQGAAAFVQGRDTSTEQKPVEDYRRFGPMHYVLNMLPSIPTLPFGKLAQDDPRVAFAPAARTMAIVSHLAVVIALVIVGLWHFDNVKLGIGAAALYLMLPYTAQMTGHIDHVLPSALMLWAIVFYRRPALAGIFIGLAVGTIYYPLFLLPLWISFYWQRGVLRFLLGLIGAIAVTAISLAFVSEDMISFWSKIRQMFGLFLPNMDETQLRGVWERSFGWDPIYRLPCIALSICLSASFAIWPAQKNLGTLLSCSAAMMLAVQFWHGYGGGTFIAWFMPLMLLTVFRPNLEDRIALTVLGEGWLSKRRARIAPLGRAA; translated from the coding sequence ATGAGCGAGATTCTTTTTCAATACCAGAAAGTCGAGCCAACGACGTGGGCTTACCTATCGTCGCTGTTGATCATTGGCTTGTACTTCAAATTCAATCGCTTTTGGAGCGTGCGAAATCTGGATCTCTGCCTGATCATTCTCCTCGCGCCGGGCTTGCTGATGGTTTACTACGGCGAGCAGCTTTCTCGCCTGCCGCGCACTGCGTCCGTGGCTTCAGAAACAGCACTCCCCGTTAGCCCAACATTAGCGCCGTCGACAAAGACGGATGATCCACCGAAGGTTGATGCTCCTGCTTCAAGTGGTGAGAAGTCGGACAATCAGCCGGAGTCAAAGCAACCGGACGAAGGCAAAGAATCGCCGCTGCAAGAAGCAGGGCCGGCTGTTGTCCCCACTTCACGCACCACGAAGCCCACACTCAAAACGGCGTGGGTTCATCCGGATAACTACTTTGTCAGCGAACCTGGCGAATTTCTGCCGCTCCCCCCCGACTTCCAAGTGCCGCTGGAAGTAGAAGCTCGCGAATTGGAAGCGGTGCATACCTACCACATGATTCAAGCCACGGCGGGCAGCGAAGATGCCCCGCCGGCAATTGAGCCCCCCAGCGATCCCAGCGAGACAGCGCCACCTGAGGCGAGAAGTCCCCTGGAGTCTGGTGCTGCCGACCCACGGTTTGAGTCGCAAACAGACCGCATGTTGGCAAACATGCCTCAACTATCGCCCGAGAAGGCCCGGAGTGTGATGCACTTTGGCTACTTGTGGCTGTTGGGCGTGTCGCTGTTATTGCTCGTACGTTTACTCTGCGATCCGACCATGGTCCGCCGCCCGCTGCTCGAGCCGAATCTGTCGAACGGGGGCCTGCTCTTTATTGGTTGTGCGCTCCTCTTCTTTTTGCTGGCCAATGTGCTCACGTCGGAAGTCAGCAGCGACGATTTGAACGGTTCGCAAGGGGCCGCTGCTTTTGTCCAAGGTCGCGATACCAGCACGGAGCAAAAACCCGTGGAAGACTATCGCCGCTTTGGCCCCATGCATTACGTGCTAAATATGCTCCCGTCGATTCCGACGCTCCCCTTCGGCAAGCTCGCGCAAGATGATCCGCGCGTGGCCTTCGCTCCCGCCGCACGAACGATGGCTATCGTTTCTCACCTGGCCGTTGTCATTGCCTTGGTGATTGTCGGCCTCTGGCACTTCGACAACGTAAAGCTGGGCATTGGTGCTGCAGCTTTGTACTTGATGTTGCCCTACACAGCGCAAATGACCGGTCATATCGACCACGTCTTACCCTCGGCGCTCATGCTGTGGGCGATTGTGTTTTATCGTCGTCCGGCCTTAGCGGGCATCTTCATTGGACTCGCGGTCGGCACGATCTATTATCCGCTCTTTTTGCTACCGCTCTGGATCAGCTTTTATTGGCAGCGCGGTGTGCTGCGGTTCCTGCTGGGGCTGATTGGGGCGATTGCGGTGACGGCAATCTCGTTGGCGTTCGTTTCGGAAGACATGATTTCGTTCTGGTCGAAGATCCGGCAGATGTTCGGCCTGTTTCTGCCGAACATGGATGAAACCCAATTGCGTGGGGTGTGGGAACGTTCCTTTGGCTGGGATCCGATTTATCGCTTGCCTTGTATTGCGCTCTCGATCTGTTTGAGTGCCAGCTTCGCGATCTGGCCGGCTCAGAAGAACCTCGGCACGTTGCTCAGTTGCTCGGCAGCCATGATGCTGGCGGTGCAATTCTGGCACGGTTACGGTGGCGGTACTTTCATCGCGTGGTTCATGCCACTGATGCTCCTCACCGTCTTCCGCCCCAATCTCGAGGATCGCATTGCCCTTACTGTTCTGGGCGAAGGTTGGCTTTCGAAACGCCGCGCTCGGATAGCGCCGCTCGGTCGTGCGGCCTAG
- a CDS encoding response regulator transcription factor: MTARTILTVEDDAAIRRGIVDSLRYVGFQVLQAGHGDVGREMAVQQSYDLLLLDLVLPGCSGLDILRAVRSTRPTQPVIILTARGEEQDRVEGLRAGADDYVVKPFSVKELLARVDAVLRRSPARPSDIEQILLPSGSADLARREVRFQDGERCELSEREVELLRYLASHPQRAISRDELLANVWRINPDGLPTRTIDMHIVRLREKLRDDPAQPRVLLTVRGKGYMFATTDQ; the protein is encoded by the coding sequence ATGACTGCCCGCACGATTTTGACAGTCGAAGATGACGCCGCCATTCGCCGCGGCATCGTCGACTCGCTTCGCTATGTTGGCTTTCAAGTGCTGCAAGCGGGGCATGGCGATGTGGGGCGCGAAATGGCCGTGCAGCAGTCTTATGACTTGCTGCTGCTCGATCTGGTACTGCCGGGCTGCTCCGGGCTCGATATTTTGCGAGCAGTGCGATCTACGCGACCGACACAACCCGTCATCATTCTCACCGCGCGCGGCGAAGAACAAGATCGCGTAGAAGGTCTGCGTGCCGGTGCCGATGACTACGTTGTGAAACCATTCAGCGTGAAAGAACTGTTGGCCCGCGTCGATGCGGTGCTGCGTCGCTCGCCAGCTCGACCTAGCGATATCGAACAGATCCTATTGCCTTCGGGTTCGGCCGATCTGGCACGTCGGGAAGTTCGTTTTCAAGATGGCGAGCGGTGCGAACTTTCGGAGCGCGAAGTGGAACTGCTGCGGTACCTTGCCAGTCACCCGCAACGAGCAATCTCCCGCGACGAGTTGCTGGCTAACGTCTGGCGAATCAATCCTGATGGCTTGCCGACCCGCACCATCGACATGCATATCGTTCGCCTCCGCGAGAAACTGCGCGACGATCCTGCCCAGCCCCGCGTGCTGCTGACTGTACGTGGCAAGGGCTATATGTTCGCGACAACTGACCAGTAA
- a CDS encoding YbaK/EbsC family protein — protein sequence MADSVFVRLCALLDARQLPYEVLHHAPVFTSEEAAAIRGTTLASGAKALICKVDEQFVLIVLPADRKLASKLAKKALGGKSLRFATKEEVLQLTGLTPGSIPPFGSLFQLPTWCDEQLAQQPQLNFNAGDHAISLKLTYETFVQAEQPRLAALAE from the coding sequence GTGGCTGACTCGGTTTTTGTCCGCTTGTGTGCACTGCTCGATGCCCGCCAGCTGCCTTACGAAGTGTTGCATCACGCACCCGTGTTCACCAGCGAAGAAGCAGCTGCCATTCGGGGCACTACGCTCGCCAGCGGGGCGAAAGCGCTCATCTGCAAAGTGGATGAACAGTTCGTTCTGATCGTCCTCCCGGCCGATCGCAAACTGGCGAGCAAACTTGCCAAAAAAGCACTCGGAGGGAAATCGCTCCGCTTTGCGACAAAGGAAGAAGTCCTGCAACTGACGGGACTCACGCCGGGGTCCATCCCACCCTTTGGTAGCCTGTTTCAACTTCCCACTTGGTGCGACGAACAGCTGGCTCAACAGCCGCAGCTCAACTTCAACGCCGGCGATCACGCGATCTCGCTGAAGCTGACTTACGAGACCTTCGTCCAAGCCGAACAGCCACGACTGGCCGCGCTGGCTGAATAA
- a CDS encoding vWA domain-containing protein — MNKLDTRQQKTKDYKNRKILKPSGKYDSAKANPSLKRRQPIASDASDLERSFQASRATALVTGKPEEVALRRITAAVRASLEVGPTLVVWVIDRTPSASKTVTDGTAAAKAMYDVPEIRQATIGSDQNLLTAVVMFDEQVEFTLDPPVADWQKAKDAFDQVKLAEGGKEMTFTAIQQAVEKYLPLRTKDRREVIFVVFTDEAGDDADKVDTVTDIFKKNAIPVYVIGSPAPWGQTNPYVAAGAKPAGPNDDTYPTHGPESIMSERVNIQMWGNQYGAREDLSMIDSGFGPFALERLCRVSGGEFIPIRPAVGSIYQYRGTAIGHKFWPTGSELRFDPKVVGKYAPDYVSQADFQQMLAKNRARQALVDAAKLAPISIDAFPSQRFEKKNEAQMARQLNTAQQFAARHSPEVDQLFNILSNGEGDRDKLTSLRLQAEFDLAMGRTLAAKVRLDGYNAMLAALKRGKNFENPSSREWLLEQGIKIETGSVIQKMSEKAIMYLQRVKDEHPGTPWAKLAEHELNIPLGWEWKEG; from the coding sequence ATGAATAAGCTTGATACGCGCCAGCAAAAGACGAAGGACTATAAGAATCGCAAGATTCTCAAACCCTCCGGCAAATACGATAGCGCCAAGGCCAACCCGAGTTTGAAACGCCGCCAACCAATCGCCAGCGATGCCAGCGACCTGGAACGTTCGTTTCAGGCCAGTCGCGCAACGGCGCTCGTCACGGGCAAGCCTGAAGAAGTCGCCTTGCGTCGAATTACAGCCGCCGTGCGCGCTTCTCTGGAAGTCGGCCCGACGCTCGTCGTTTGGGTCATCGACCGCACACCCAGCGCCAGCAAAACCGTCACTGATGGCACCGCCGCGGCGAAAGCCATGTACGACGTGCCCGAAATTCGCCAGGCGACCATCGGCAGCGACCAGAACCTGCTGACGGCCGTCGTCATGTTTGACGAGCAAGTCGAATTCACCCTCGATCCACCGGTCGCGGATTGGCAGAAAGCGAAGGACGCTTTTGACCAGGTGAAGCTGGCCGAAGGCGGCAAAGAAATGACCTTCACCGCGATTCAACAGGCAGTCGAAAAGTACTTGCCGCTCCGCACCAAAGATCGTCGCGAAGTCATCTTCGTCGTCTTCACCGATGAAGCGGGGGACGATGCCGATAAGGTAGATACCGTCACGGACATCTTTAAGAAGAATGCGATCCCCGTCTATGTCATTGGCTCACCGGCACCGTGGGGGCAGACGAATCCCTATGTTGCCGCCGGTGCTAAGCCAGCGGGACCCAACGACGACACCTATCCCACGCATGGCCCCGAATCGATCATGTCGGAACGGGTCAACATTCAAATGTGGGGGAATCAATACGGCGCGCGCGAAGACCTGAGCATGATCGACTCGGGCTTTGGTCCATTCGCGCTCGAGCGATTATGCCGGGTTAGCGGCGGAGAGTTCATTCCCATTCGTCCTGCGGTTGGCAGCATTTATCAATATCGCGGTACAGCAATCGGGCATAAATTTTGGCCGACGGGAAGTGAACTTCGCTTCGATCCGAAGGTAGTCGGCAAGTATGCGCCGGACTACGTTTCGCAGGCTGACTTTCAGCAGATGCTTGCCAAGAACCGAGCCCGGCAAGCGCTCGTCGATGCAGCCAAGTTGGCCCCCATCAGCATCGATGCCTTTCCCTCGCAACGCTTCGAAAAGAAGAACGAAGCGCAGATGGCTCGGCAGCTCAACACGGCCCAACAATTCGCCGCGCGTCATTCCCCTGAAGTCGATCAACTCTTCAACATTCTCAGCAATGGCGAAGGGGATCGCGATAAACTCACCAGCCTCCGTTTGCAGGCCGAATTCGACTTGGCCATGGGCCGCACGTTGGCTGCCAAAGTGCGTCTCGACGGCTACAACGCGATGCTCGCAGCACTCAAGCGAGGAAAGAACTTCGAAAATCCGAGTAGCCGTGAATGGCTGCTGGAGCAGGGAATCAAGATTGAAACTGGCAGTGTGATTCAGAAAATGTCGGAGAAAGCGATCATGTATCTGCAGCGGGTGAAAGACGAACACCCGGGCACTCCTTGGGCCAAATTGGCCGAGCACGAACTGAATATTCCGCTGGGCTGGGAATGGAAAGAAGGCTAA